The proteins below are encoded in one region of Vespa velutina chromosome 11, iVesVel2.1, whole genome shotgun sequence:
- the LOC124953110 gene encoding uncharacterized protein LOC124953110 — protein MIEIIILFLGIYGTFAVPYEPLTDREFRTLGNDADDDTEVVEVRLPGSRNLNEKALPISHLYDVETDSLPGNQNLDEKSQIRVILPGTENLAEKSIPDYVLKRMANPKNHRISSHPDFEEIPIQ, from the exons ATGATCGAG ataattatattgtttcttGGGATTTACGGAACGTTCGCCGTTCCGTACGAGCCGCTCACGGATCGTGAATTCCGCACGCTAGGTAATGACGCGGACGATGACACCGAAGTCGTCGAGGTTCGTCTTCCAGGTTCgagaaatttaaatgaaaaagctTTACCAATATCTCATCTTTATGACGTCGAAACCGATAGCTTACCAGGCAATCAAAATTTAGACGAAAAATCTCAGATACGCGTGATTCTACCTGGTACTGAAAATCTTGCGGAAAAAAGTATACCCGATTACGTACTTAAAAGGATGGCCAATCCAAAAAATCATCGTATCTCTAGTCATCCTGATTTCGAGGAAATACCTATCCAGTGA
- the LOC124953106 gene encoding stress response protein NST1-like: protein MTGDKLKDVKAAAGNVDDGNKVEEAIEKNTSVEGYHGNVEKASTEPGVSTSEGSYQKGLEELSVTCQEDTSKYAESTGAEKKIIKELDKEDIKANTEKINERVSKEMNFPIEGTSSKNEEERVETRNNEGSEESSQKSRSNENVNVSSLIREKQEFSCNQKSRNVQEYDLNIQLDSSTPKKLDNDDDKIQLKKEPKEESLLHVIYYPIDEDKDKDVDSEKKLDKQLLVINDEEVSNSTDSVKSVIVKPRKIIKLPEIGEPGPATENAKETVKKSKCKKHADKSLEQQRKRKHKQMKKKEIMKREKKIRNTIEKLKGQINKLIKDIKYLGESESSSSSIDDNSEKDSLSSSYNYISGGEASSVDYDYSYEESLYSLFSSDSEKSLENCSDTSYMSSESESTESITDSEYTICTSSNQNDSTSNYTSYDF from the exons ATGACAGGCGACAAATTGAAAGATGTGAAAGCAGCGGCTGGTAACGTTGATGATGGAAATAAAGTCGAAGAAGCGATCGAAAAGAATACCTCGGTGGAAGGGTATCACGGAAACGTTGAAAAAGCTTCGACCGAACCCGGTGTATCTACCAGTGAAGGATCATATCAGAAAGGATTAGAGGAATTATCGGTGACTTGTCAAGAAGATACCTCGAAGTACGCAGAATCGACCGGcgctgaaaagaaaattatcaagGAACTCGACAAGGAAGATATAAAGGCGAAtacggaaaaaataaatgaacgtgtgtcgaaagaaatgaattttcctATTGAAGGTACCTCCtcgaagaacgaagaagaacgtGTCGAAACGAGGAATAACGAAGGGTCCGAGGAGTCATCGCAAAAATCTCGGTCAAACGAGAATGTAAATGTTTCCTCTTTAATTAGGGAAAAGCAAGAATTCAGCTGTAATCAGAAGAGTCGTAACGTTCAAGAATACGATCTCAATATCCAACTCGATTCGAGCACTCCAAAGAAATTggataacgacgacgataagATTCAACTAAAAAAAGAACCCAAGGAAGAGTCTCTCCTTCATGTAATTTATTATCCCATTgatgaagataaagataaggaTGTAGATTCGGAAAAGAAATTGGATAAACAGTTGCTAGTAATAAATGATGAAGAAGTTTCAAATTCGACAGATTCGGTGAAATCGGTAATCGTGAAGccgagaaaaattattaaattgccCGAGATCGGTGAGCCCGGTCCTGCGACGGAAAACGCTAAAGAAACagttaaaaaatcaaaatgtaaaaaaC ATGCCGACAAATCGTTGGAGCAACAAAGAAAACGCAAACATAAgcaaatgaagaagaaagagataatgaaacgtgaaaaaaaaattagaaataccatagaaaaattaaaaggtcAAATAAATAAGctgataaaagatataaaatatctcgGAG aaagtgaatcttcctcttcttctatcgATGACAATTCCGAAAAGGATTCATTGAGCTCCTCTTACAACTACATTTCCGGAGGAGAGGCATCCAGCGTCGATTACGATTACTCTTACGAAGAATCATTGTACAGTTTATTCTCGAGTGATAGTGAAAAATCTCTCGAGAATTGTTCCGATACATCCTACATGTCATCAGAATCTGAATCTACAGAGAGCATCACAGATTCGGAGTATACGATTTGCACCAGTTCAAATCAAAACGATTCTACGAGTAATTATACGAGCTACGATTTTTAA
- the LOC124953107 gene encoding serine/threonine-protein kinase meng-po, translating to MKLHEKKESGIHRIQEVPLEELDLAKEYNVEKTLGEGSFAKILLAMHRATQTRVVLKAVHQELTTEKDFFREFHYSYHLSPHPSILCSYAVAFKAEKCYFFAQEYAPFGDLSGNVKAGGLGEDACKRIAGQLASALDFLHSKQLAHRDIKLENVLVFAQDMSKIKLCDFGSTKREGSLVNKIRCTWVPFQPPEIYEVIKNERYACKRSADCWQFGIVLFVCLTGNPPWQSADLIQDPDYSAFQRWLKRRTTKIPPTFRRFTPRLLRYFRRAFEHKPEKRPHVTEINKYLKDSWCISKISHSATSTSVDVNESLARRGDSLLYLDTIVDDRHNVDENKNKLRKLLNSYGLETTVDQKVVTKRIWEWVMQCDSTIHDPSFIGGFGTENM from the coding sequence ATGAAGCTGCACGAGAAGAAGGAATCGGGTATCCACAGGATACAAGAGGTACCGCTCGAGGAATTGGATCTGGCAAAAGAGTACAATGTCGAGAAGACTTTAGGCGAGGGTAGTTTTGCCAAGATTCTTCTTGCAATGCACAGGGCAACACAAACGAGGGTGGTCCTAAAGGCGGTCCATCAGGAACTCACCACCGAAAAGGATTTCTTTCGAGAATTCCATTATTCCTATCATCTCAGTCCACATCCCAGTATACTCTGTTCTTATGCGGTCGCCTTTAAGGCCGAGAAATGTTATTTCTTCGCCCAGGAATACGCGCCGTTCGGAGATCTGTCCGGAAACGTGAAAGCCGGAGGATTAGGCGAGGACGCCTGTAAGAGAATCGCCGGACAATTGGCTTCGGCTCTCGACTTCCTTCATTCCAAGCAACTGGCCCATCGAGATATTAAACTCGAAAACGTGCTGGTTTTCGCACAAGACATGTCCAAGATAAAGCTCTGCGACTTTGGTAGTACGAAACGCGAAGGTAGTCTAGTGAACAAAATTAGATGCACCTGGGTGCCATTTCAGCCGCCTGAAATCTACGAGGTTATCAAGAACGAAAGGTACGCCTGCAAGAGAAGTGCCGATTGCTGGCAATTCGGCATAGTCCTCTTCGTTTGTCTGACAGGCAATCCACCCTGGCAGAGTGCCGACCTGATCCAGGATCCGGATTATTCGGCTTTTCAGAGATGGCTCAAAAGACGTACCACCAAAATACCACCAACTTTCAGACGTTTCACGCCACGACTTTTGAGGTACTTTAGGCGAGCCTTCGAGCACAAACCTGAGAAGAGACCGCACGTGACGGAAATCAATAAATACCTAAAAGATTCTTGGTGCATCAGCAAAATCAGTCACAGTGCTACATCGACGTCGGTCGATGTAAACGAAAGTCTAGCCAGGAGAGGCGACAGCCTTCTCTATTTGGACACGATCGTGGACGATCGTCACAACGTCGacgagaataaaaacaaattgagAAAACTGTTAAACAGTTATGGTCTCGAGACAACGGTCGACCAGAAAGTTGTCACAAAGAGGATCTGGGAATGGGTGATGCAATGCGATTCTACTATCCACGATCCCAGTTTCATAGGTGGATTTGGTACGGAGAATATGTGA